In Pseudomonadota bacterium, one DNA window encodes the following:
- a CDS encoding RNA polymerase sigma factor, whose translation MHTVTDEQLIHWVASGDASCLATLFERHHRSVFQFCLQMTRNRAQSEDLVQDVFIRLLKRADSFRNEGSFKAWMFNIARNLTLDYLRQSATRRSVSVEDAADVNSLADYRSAEQAAAGSQKMQQVLHALGQLPLAAQEVIWLGRFEFDSYRELGQALACSTGAARVRMHRAMAQLNDTFTRVHGVSIDD comes from the coding sequence ATGCACACTGTAACGGATGAGCAATTGATTCACTGGGTCGCGAGTGGCGACGCGTCTTGTTTGGCGACGCTATTTGAGCGCCACCATCGCAGTGTTTTTCAGTTCTGCCTGCAGATGACCCGCAACCGCGCCCAAAGCGAAGATCTGGTTCAGGACGTGTTCATTCGACTACTTAAGCGTGCCGACAGTTTTCGTAACGAGGGCAGCTTCAAAGCCTGGATGTTCAACATTGCCCGTAATCTCACACTCGATTATTTGCGCCAAAGTGCAACCCGCCGTTCGGTGTCGGTGGAGGACGCGGCCGATGTCAACTCGCTAGCGGATTATCGATCCGCCGAGCAGGCGGCGGCCGGATCGCAAAAAATGCAGCAGGTGCTCCACGCCCTGGGTCAGTTGCCGCTTGCCGCGCAGGAAGTGATTTGGCTCGGACGTTTCGAATTTGACAGCTATCGAGAGCTCGGCCAAGCGCTGGCATGCAGCACCGGGGCGGCAAGAGTGCGCATGCATCGCGCCATGGCCCAACTCAATGACACCTTTACCCGCGTACACGGAGTATCGATTGATGACTAA